The bacterium genome contains the following window.
GCTGACTGATCACTTCATTCGCTGGCCCGGGACAGTGCAGCAGGGAGTCGCCGGTGACTAACGTGCAACTGTTGCGGGCAGCCTGGGTCGTGCCGGTCGAGGGTCCTTCCATCGCAGATGGCGTGGTTGCGATAGAGGGCGGACGCATCGCCTGGGTGGGTGCATGGAGCAAGCGTCCGCGGCAATTTCGCGACCTCCCCGAATCGCAGCAGCAGCACTACGACAATGCCGCGCTTCTGCCCGGGTTCGTCAATGCCCACAGTCATGTCGTCTTTCACTATCAGCGCGGCCTGAAAGATGGCACGCCGATGGTTGACTGGCTGCAGCAGGGGGTGGTACGCCTCGACTGGAGCGATTCCGCCCGTAACTACGCCGCCTGTGTCGCCGGCTTCCGGGAGGGGCTCAGGGCGGGCTTCACCACCTGGGGCGACAATCACTTTCTCCTCGCCCCGATGCAGGCCGCCCATGAGACCGGCATCCGCGCCACCTGCTTTCTCGAAATCTTCGGCGTCATGGGAGAGCTGGAGCGCGAAGCCGCGAGCCTGCAACGTCGCCTGGACGAGGCGGCCAGCATGAGTACCGACAAAGTCCGGGCCGCCATTAGTCCGCACGCGGTCTATACGGTCCCGCCAGCACTGCTGGATCGTTGTGCGCGATTTTCACGCGAACAGGGCTACCTGCTGTCGATGCACCTGGCGGAATCCCCGGAGGAGCGTCAGTTTCTGAACTCCACGAAGGGGAAACTTCGGCAGTTCATCGGACGTGAAGGGTCCCGTCGCATTCCCCCAGTTCCTGGCTCCTTTACCGACTATCTGCGACAGCATGGGCTCCTGCACGAGCGGACGCTGTTGATTCATGGAGTCCAGCTGGAGCCAGCCGAACTGGCACAGATCGCGAAGCACCGTGCGACTCTGGTGCATTGTCCGGTCTCCAACGCCCGACTCCGGTGCGGCATCGCCCCCATCGAGGCCGCCCTGAAAGTGAAGGTCCCCCTGGCGCTCGGCACTGATGGCATCGCTTCCGGCGAGCGGCATGATCCGTTCGAAACCATGCGACTGGCACTGCTGCTTCAGGAAGCGCTGCATCCGGATGGTCGATGCACTACCGCGGCTTCAGTGTTTCAGGCGGCGACTCTTGGCGGTGCCCGGGCCCTGCACCGGGATCAGGACATCGGGTCGCTTGTTGCTGGGAAGGAGGCTGATATGGTCCTCCTGGAGCTGCCACAGACCCCCATGCACCCCAGCAGGTCTATCGAGGAAGAGATTGTCTATGGTGGGGAGCGCAGTCGCGTACGGGGTGTCTGGATCGCTGGCGAACGGGTAGTTACGTCGTAAGGACTGCTGTCCCGGCCCAGTCGGGCAGTTCCTGATAGCCGCTCTCAAAGACTGCTGACAGCACCTCGTCGGGAGTGACGCGGTAGATGCGACAGCCCTGGCTCTCCGCCTCCTGCAGCAGGGCAGCGACACGCTCCGGATTCAGTTGCCGTCGACTCCCCGCATTCAGCAGGAAGCGTTCCTGCTCAGAAAGAGCAGTCGCCTGGAGGGAGTGATCGAACACCACCGCTGCCGGGGTCGGCTGGATTTCTTTCAACGTGCTGAGAGCTGCGAGGAGATCATCCTCGGCCCGGGTGGTCAGGATCAGCCAGGGCCGGTCCGGGAAGGCCTGCCGCGCTTCCTGCAGGGCCAGGTCCAGTGCGCTGCGACGATCAAAGCGGACCGCTGCAAGTAAGCGCAACACCGCGGTGTGGTCGAGGCCCGCTGTAGCAGGCTCCAGCCAGAGCGGATGCTGCATCGCCAACCCGAGGGCGTACGGGCGCTCCGAGGCGGAGAGGGTCCCCGCCAGACTGGCCGCCAGCGAGATCAGGCGCTCCTGATCAGACTTCGCGCCCAGTCCCAGTTCGACTCCTTCGTGCAAGTCCAGCAGGAGTCCCCAGGCTTCCCCCACCAGATGCTGATACTGCCGCACCATCAGCTGCTGATGACGAGCGGTCAAACCCCAGTGAATCGACTTGAGGGAATCTCCCGGGCGGTACTCCCGGATCGAGCGAAACTCGGTCGAGAGTCCTTCCCGTTCATCAGTCGTTTCTTCCTCCATCCGCTGCAGCGACAGCATCTCCCGGGGCAGCGACTCCAGGACCTGCCAGGCGGGCAGCACCTGCACCTCGT
Protein-coding sequences here:
- a CDS encoding Aminodeoxyfutalosine deaminase translates to MTNVQLLRAAWVVPVEGPSIADGVVAIEGGRIAWVGAWSKRPRQFRDLPESQQQHYDNAALLPGFVNAHSHVVFHYQRGLKDGTPMVDWLQQGVVRLDWSDSARNYAACVAGFREGLRAGFTTWGDNHFLLAPMQAAHETGIRATCFLEIFGVMGELEREAASLQRRLDEAASMSTDKVRAAISPHAVYTVPPALLDRCARFSREQGYLLSMHLAESPEERQFLNSTKGKLRQFIGREGSRRIPPVPGSFTDYLRQHGLLHERTLLIHGVQLEPAELAQIAKHRATLVHCPVSNARLRCGIAPIEAALKVKVPLALGTDGIASGERHDPFETMRLALLLQEALHPDGRCTTAASVFQAATLGGARALHRDQDIGSLVAGKEADMVLLELPQTPMHPSRSIEEEIVYGGERSRVRGVWIAGERVVTS